The nucleotide sequence GGAATGCTTTATAATATATctgtagattcagagctagaagagagatccaatcccccctcctttttacagatgaagaaactgaggcccagagaggttaagtcacttggccAGGACGTCCCAGCTatctgaaggaggatttgaacttgggtttcctTTGCCTCCAGGCCCACGCTGTCTCCGCCGCACCACGTCTCCTGCCTTCACCAGGATGATGGCTAAGTCAGAACATGAACACCCAATCTTCCCACTGGGGTTTATTCCCCCAGGAGTCTGTGGGTAGGGGCAGGGGGCTGAGTAGGGGGGTCTCTATTGCGGCAGGGTCCGCAGCAAGTCTCTCAGCTGCTGAATCTGCCAGTCCACACTGCTTTTGGCCGTCCCACCCAAGGCGTTGTACTGCTCCACGCTGTTGGCATAGTTCCACACTTGGCTCACGTCGCCGGAGAACAGGGGGCTGCGAGGGAAGAAGGAAGCGGAAGGTGTGAGGACAGGGGatgcccctcttcccctcctgtcCCACAGAAGATTCCAGGCAAGGTTCCCATTCTCGGCCTCCCTGAAATCATCTCATTCATTCTCCACTCAAACTCTGCCCATGGCCAAGCTCAGATGCTTCCTCCTCCAGGAAATTTTCCCTGATTGTACATGGCCCCGGGCTAGAAGGTGTTGcttccttcctgactctatttgaCCTCTGTGATGCAGCCGGCCATTTCCAAGGGAGGCGACATGAAACAATGGAAAGAGGCCTcgacttggagtctgaagacctgggtttgaatcctgtctctgacacttgccacccagaggcagctggtggtgcagcggatagagcactgggcttgggcacaggaagacctaagttccaaccccagacactcactagctgtgtgaccatgggcaggtcccttacctctctgtctcagtttcctcacctgtgaaatgggatcataatagcacccacctccctgCTTAGCACAGGGCTGGCATGTAGCAGAAGCcagagaaatgctttttctttccctttcccccatggAAGGGAACAAGTCACTAAAACCTTCAGGGCCTCAGCCTTGTCATCTGCAAAGGTGGAGGGAGGGCAGCCTCGAAGGCCCTCTCTAGCCTGGATCTGCGGACTTGGGTGCTAATTATTCCTGTGTGTttcattctcctcctctcccagatTGTCCCTGAGGACAGGATCTAGGTTGACTTTTGTGCCCGGATCCCTGGCACCTGAGACAATGCTTCACGCATGTAAACTGAAGCCCCGTGAGGCAGAGggtttgcccaagattacacagagGGTAAGGGGgcggtaagatttgaattcaggtcctctgactccatagtaCCCCTTTCcctactagaatgtgagctcctggaggccagggattaattcttttttcccagtggttggcacagagtaggcatttaatagagaTTTGTCGATTGATTCAGTATTAGAGGAATCTGGTATGGCACGGGCATGAGCAATGTCTCCATGTGGCCGACTGCCGCCCCTACAAGTGTTACATTTGGCCTCTGACAGTTGATGgggttaaacaaacaaacaacctgcCGGTGTCAGCTGAGCTGGTGTTGTTTTCTTAACTTGGCAACATTGCTTCTCTGTCAAGAAAGGTAGATTTTCTGGAGCTGGCCAGACCTGGGTTCTGCTGGCATAGTCAGTGAGAACCCACACTGCCCTCCCTGCCAGGGTGAGCACTAGGGGAGGACTTTAGCAGTGTGGATgcgcatatagtaggtgcctaatggATGCTTATTGAATTCAGTGGAGAGAGGAGTAGAGAGCTTGCCACAGCTGGGGCGACCTTGGGAAAGGGCTTCCTACCTGATGGTCTGCAGTTCCGTCAAAGAGAGTTGGCTGAGGGCCAGCTTCTTGGTCTCTGCCATGAAGACAGCTTTTCCGGATGCCTCATGGGCCTGCCTGAATGGCATCTGGgccagagggaaagggaggggtgtGATgccatctttccctcctccctcccacatcTCCCTCCTACCCCTGATGCTTCCTCAATCCCCCGGCCTGGAGCCTGGGCTCCGAGGCTCCCCAGGCTCCTGGGCCAGGCATAGGTCCAACCCTCTGCACCCCATGTCGTTGGGGTCCGTGGCCTCTTACCCCCTTTCTGACAAGGTAGTAGGCAAGATCGGTGGCGAGCATGTCTGGGCTGAGGGCTTCCTCCATGCACACCTTGTTGATCTGCAATAATATATGAGAAGCACATTTTGAAAATACCAAACAATTAATACATTTATAAGAGCATGCATGCAAACACAGCAGTTTTACAAAAGTCATCttaatgtgttttgcatgacttcaaatTTATCAAATTTGATCATACATATCAAATATATCAAAaataattgcttgccttctcaaggaaggagggagggagagaatttggaactcaaaattaaaaaaaaatgaaattgggaaatatttaatgaaataaataaaaaatattttttaaaaagtcaatctTGTTAAATTTAAAATCTACCTTTTTATAGGCTTAGagaggaaggggccttagagggcATCTTGACCaaccccctcatgttacagatgaggaacagaggcccCAGAGGGTAAGTGACTGGTCCAAAGCCATACAGGTTATGAGCTGCTGAGCCTGCTTCCAAACTGGGGATTCCTTGGACTCCAAACCCATTGGGGCTCCTCCTGAGCCTCTGGGCCTCTGGCCTGGACCCATCTTCCCCGGCCTCTCTGCTGACCCCTTATTCTCTTAGCCCTGCCCAGGCTCTCCAAGTGTCTGGCAGATTTGGAGGCAGTGGGGGAAACTTTGGGGAGAGAGGATGTTGGAGGGTTGGACGATGGAAAGGGTGATGGTGTAGGAGGGATTCTTGCCTTCATGGTGGAGATGATGCCAGTGGCCACCTGCAGCACAGAATTCATGGTGTCGAAGACTTCAAAGACGGCCTCTTTGTCCTCCTGGGGGGCCGAGGTGGGAAGAGATGTTAGCAGGGAGGCAGGCCCCCCACCCAAGCTGGGTTTCTCTCTgaatcttctcccttcccctgcccacaATCTCTCAATGTTATACTCCCTTAGTGGTAGGAGCCCTTCCCCGGGGGCTCTAGCCACAGATGACATTGGCCCCAGGGGCCTGGGAAGCACCCTGTCCCTTACCCCCAGACCCAGTCAGGAGAGCCTGGGGGAAGCAGGGGAGGTTTTATTGGCTATAGAGGAAGAGCTCTGCTTTCCTAGTCTGTGAACCCGGGGTAAGGGGAAAAGGCATTAGGCATGTATACAACACGTACtattatgctaaatgcttttcaaatattgtCCCATTTGATCATCAGAACAATTCTGTGGGTAGGGACcatgtcatctccattttacagttgagggaactgaggcaaacagcggttaagctcagggtcacacagctaggaagtatctgtgtctagatttgaactcaggtcttcctgactccaggtcaggtgctctaaccactgagccacctagctcctGGAGGGAACTTATACACAGAGGTGAGCAGGGAGGTATTTGTGCAAACATGTTTCCATTCACACGTGAGCAAGCACTGGGTGTGCTGCCCTGAATACCTGAGAGTCTGAGCTGTGTGGGTCAGGGAGCACCCAAAGAGACTGTGCACTGAGCCATAACGATATTTACTACttcctgaccttcctgatatgtatcctagacatagtcaaatgtatactcccttatattcatcttgtctaaccagacatttgatggaagcaacctggatatttccagtcagccctgactgtcACTTGACTTAGTGACTGACATTTCAGGGACAAAATCACACCTCCCTGTAGCCCtgctttgggctatttcccagtgaattctgggtaaaacgcctgcgcagtagatactaattgtgcatgttcctttaagaaccattccttaaccactccctaatcccaccccaaaacaagtAATTGACACACTTGGCacatgtttcaccccaaaatGTCCTATATAAGATATACTTATATCCCCTTTTAGTTTGCAGTTTCCCTAACAACTCTTGTATGCTGTAAAGCGTAACAATCAACTTTTGGCAACTTGACTTAAAGACAGCTTGGGTCCACAAATTCATTCCAGGCGACCTTGCCCTGGGCACTTTACTTTcgggattcctgaatccctgggttttctCCCTCAATAGAGGTACCTTGGTATATGGGAAAGGCAGATAAATTTGGCTTCAGAGCCCAGGGGTGGccattctggctctgccattatcAGTCAAtccatcaccaagcatttatgaagcacctactatgtgccaggcttcctacaagtctcagctaaaatccccccTTCTACACGACCCCTTTCCAGATCCCCCTTAGTTCTTTTCTGATGATTTCCAGTCTCTCCTGCATGTGgattgtttgtatgtagttgtttggaTGTTGTCTCCACCTACcctgagcttcttgagggcagggattgtcttttcctttctttttatcccctgctcacagtaggcatttaataagtgtttatctgCTGACTGCATCACCAACacaagccctgccctcagggaggtcAGAGTCTCCTGCCATCACTAGTCAGCAGTCCTAGGAGGAGCCATACCTGTAAGTCTTTGTTGTAGGTACTTGGAAGCCCTTTCAGCGTCATCAGGAGCCCAGCACACTGAATGATGGGAGACCTGGGAGTGAGACTTGAGGCCTAGACCCCAGGGCAGGGCCAAGGCCTTGGgtgtggaaggggagggggagctaGGGGACCCTGCCCCATGTCCTTGGTGATCCCCCCCTCCCTCTAGCACCCTGCCCATCCACGCTCCCCAGTCTCCTCTTCACCAGTGCTCCTCACCCGGCCAAACACGCGCCCCGCTTTGCTCCGGATCAGCTCGAGGCTGTCAGGGTTCTTCTTTTGGGGCATCAAGCTGCTCCCGGTGCTACAGAAACCACATGTTTAAAGGGGGCAAGGATCCCCATCCCACAGGACTCCCAAATGAGGGAAGCAGTAAGATCAAAGTGGAGAGAAAGCTTGCTTTGGATTcatgggacctgggttcaaattctctctctgttATTTACTACTTTGGGCATGCCACTTAATTTccttaggactcagtttccttctctttaaaaggAAGGTCTTGGTCTAgaaggcctctgagatcctttccagttctctatctatgGCCTAATTGGTGTGACTTTGGGTTAGTTATTTAACCCTCTTGATCCCCAGTTATGTAAGGGGTTTGGCCTctgaggcctctcccagctctcgATCTGGGTTCTGTGATCCCAGTCAGGCCAAAGCCTGGTTATCATggggaggaagctgagggagCCCACGTGGGGAGAATCCAGAGGCTCTGCTGTCCAGGTCAGCATGGCCTAGTTGGCCATCATGGGAGAAGGTCAGAGAACAGGTAGGGGACAGCAGGGCATCAGGGGGCAGCCCTCACCCATACCTGTAGGCATCGGATAGCTGTACGAAGCTAAATTCCTTGGTGCCATAAATGATCAGGTCTTCCGCCATCTTGCTGAGGTGCGTCATGCACAGAGAGCCCCAGAAGAGGAACTCAGCTTTTGGGGTACAGGTAAAAAGAAGAATGTCTTGGGTTGGGTCATCCTGAGGTGTTGCCCACCCCAGCCTACCAGACACCTGCCTACCCATGGTGGGACATACCCAGGACCCCTGGAACACATGGAGGAATCCCTGGGATTTAGGGAAAGGTcgaggggagggggagtggtgGGGGGGGAACCACTGGTGAAACAGGAATTGGTGGAGAAACGAGAAGGAAGAGaagctggggggagggagttCCAGGCCCAAGGAAAAGGGACCAGGGGAGCTAAACTCACCCACAAAGTCTCTCTCGCTTGTGGCATCCATGCTATTGAGGGTGATCGCGCTGAAATTCAACTCTGAGGGGCAGGAACAAATCCACAGGGGAATGAGGGGCTTCCCTAGTCCTGGGGAGGGCGTGCAGCATCCCCAGTGTGGTAGTTAACAAAATCCCCAAGGCAGCTTTCATGGGGCAGGgtagggtgggggatgggagacaGAGAATCTGCCATTCAGCTCAGAAGGACAGATTGGTCTGGGGCCTAGGCGGGATCCTGGCCCCAGACTGTGTGACCTCATGCAAGTGAATTCTCCTCTCTGGGCTGCAGCTTCCTCCTTTGTCAAATggaggggttgaactagatctgtgattcttaACCTAAGGGGTCCATGGACCTTATGGACagatgaacttgaatgggaaacaaatcgacatctttattttcactaactcctggtttcccttgtaatcttATGTTTATATAAGTTatattaaaaattgatttttattttctgttaatctttggttttctttgtaatattacgtattttattttatgcatttaaaaaagagatccataggcttcacctggACTACTAAAGGGAGTGATGACCCTAAAAGGCTAAGAACCACTCTGAGGGCTGACTCCAACGTTCCAGGAGACAGCATGGCCCCATGGGAGGAGCCCTGGAGCTGGAAGCCCAGGACTGAGGTTGGATTCctgccttgtgaccttgggggaTGGCCCTGGGCCTTCCCCTTCCCACATTGGCCTCACTGGAGGAGCCCTGGAGCTGGAAGCCCAGGGCTGAGGTTGGAATCCTGCCTCGTGGCCTTTGGCCTCTGGACAGCTTGGGTAGATGGCCTTGGAAGACTCTTGTGACCCAAAGTGTAGGGGTCCCCTCTAGGGGACCCCTCTGTCCCAAGGCCCTCTGGGGTTCCTTCTGGATCCAGAGCTGTGGGTCTAGGAAGAGGAGATGGGGGCCTGAAGGGCttggagagaggaggggatgcCTCCTCCCCTGAGGCAGGGCTTACCTTTTCGGAGCAGCTCCCTATCCACTCCCAAGGGGTTGCCAGCAATGGCCCCACTGGAGGATAtggcagggagaggggaagaaggaagtaaaACATGGGAAAACGCTAGTTAACAATACATCCCTAGAGCCTTTAAGATTTCCAGAGCGGTTCTTCTCAAGCCTATCAGGTAAGTAATATGTGcgcccattttatagacgagttAGCAGAGGTGCAGAGGAGTGACTGGCCCAAATGCACACAACAAGCAAGGGCcttgggtaggatttgaacctgaggcCTCCTGACTAAGTCCAAGGCCCTTTCTGATGGCCCAGGGGCCTGTGaaaccattctctctctccactactTGTACTCACCCCCTAACAATCCTGTATGCTTCATCCCCTCACAGGCCCCCAGAACTCAGCTCAGCAAAGGGGAGGCCATTCCCTGCCCCATCAGACGTGAAGAGAAATTGGGGAAATTCCTTCCTCGCCCCAGGAAGGAGACGGTCGGGCTTTTTTCTTTGGAAAGCCCTGGTCACCAGCTGttcccactcccacctccctgTCATTTTTTTACTCTTGGCTCCAAAGCATCTTTCCCAGGAAACTTCCAGACCAGCCCATAAGCCAATAAAGGCCGACAACCTGGCCCCCCCTGCAGGCAGGACAACccggttctagtcctggctttgccCCTAGAACTGGGTCATCTTGGACAAGTCTCATGGTGAGTGTCTCGGGATGAGAACATTGTGTCAAGAgctgtcccttcttcccttctgcccCGTCCTTCACTTACCTCCCCAGGGGTAGCACGTCAATCCTTTTCCTCACCTCCAGCAGACGCTCTAGGTCTCGGGACAAGGCAACGGTGTGACTGTCGGGGACAGAAGAAAAGTCGATGTAGGAGAAGATTTGGGGCTCCTCCGGCAGCCTGGCCCCAACCTCCCGAAGGCCAGGCTTGAAGCGGAGAAGAGGATTTGGGGCACCCTCCCCACAGGCCAGAGGCTCCCTCCAGGGGCGCCGGCCCTTACCTCAAGATCCAGTGGCTCCAGCGGATGGGCTGAGCCCTCTGTAGGTGGGTGTAGCCTGGGAAGAGCACGTCTTTCTCCCTAGGGCAGGACCAAAGAGGGGCCACTAATACAGCCTTAGTGTACTAATCATACTCTCTACCCCACTGGGTTGTGCCAATATGGGAACAAGGGCTGTTCAGTGGGGCTGCCTGGGACCAAACGAGAATGTGGCTGTGTCCTGGGGGTGCTTCTGGCCCTCACAGCCTGTCTCCATCCTGTCTTTTTGAATGCACACTGGTCTACTTGTTAACCCAAcccttcatctcccacctccacacctttgcaatGGCCGTCCCCCATACCTACAGATCTCTCCCTTGTACCCCCTGGCTTCAGGACTGAGCTCCAGTcacaccttctgcaggaggcctttcctgtccCCCTGCTAGTCTCTTCTCTCTGAGATGACATGACATTTACTCTGTATTTCCTTTATGTGCAGAATATTTTGCACATTGCctagggaccatgtttttgcctttttttttaaatatcctcaGTGTCTGAcacagtggcacatagtaggtgcttgatcaATGCTTCGCTTGTTGACTGTTGACTGACCAGGAAAGCTGGCCCCCTTGATCCCCTTGGGGTTATGCCCAAAGCTAGGACTAGCATCCCTGACCTAGCCCTCCCCCTGGCTTGTGTTCCCAGGAcagcggggggagggggagatactTAAACATTAAACAGGAGGCCCCCACTGCTGGCCAGGCAATGGACCTTTGCCCTCTCTGTCCTCAGCCCAGTggactctgggtctcagtttgctaAAAGTGGATCCATGTCTAGCATTTCTTCTCTATGTACTCCTTTCCGCTCACCCTGCCACCAATCCGGTCCTGTGAGACTGGAAGGAGATGAAGCTCCACTGCTCCCCTCCCTTGCCACCTTGCAGGTGGCCCTGAACCCCTGACTCCTCCAGGGTAGGGGGAGCAGTTCCGAGGGAGCCAGCATCTCCAGGGCCTCCCGATTCCCAGCCAGGCCTCAGTCCTAATGTGCGGGGAGTTACTCGCCCAGGCCTCCTGTCACAGGGCACCCCTCTTTCCTGCCCCCTACCAAAAGTAACCTACAAAAGTTTGCCTCAAAGGAAAGGAGTTGGGGGATGCCTTCAAGCAAATACCCGTGTCATAGGCTCACAGAATTAGACCTAGGTATTGAGTCCAATATTGACCTAGATCGAGGtattgagtccaacctcctcactttagagattggggaactgaggcccagagggtaaggtcacacaggtggtgacGGACAaggcaggattcacactcagaTCCTCTATCTCCCAAGGAAATCGTTTTTCCACAATACCACCTGTCTCTagtaataggagcttaataaattttggTTGATTGTTTGATTGACCTCAAGGATAGCCCAAgattccctcccaccctcccggTCTCAGCAATCTCAAGATCTTCCCTCTCTGGACATCAGTCCTCTCTGCGGTCAAAAGCCAGGGTTGATGTCAACAGCCCCTTGGGGCTCAGCCTCTGTGTGGTTCTGGGATCGTATGGGGGGGGACTCACGCTTCAGCCCGCTCCACCATGGTTGTGAGGAGCGTCCGGAGGTGGGATGACAGCGTGGAGCATGACCTTCGCATCCAGAGCCTCAAGTCAGTGACCACCTGCCAGAGGGGAGGGGCAGGCTCTCAGAAACATGGGGGTCCAGGCCCTGTGCAGCTGGAGAGCCAGGGACCCCCAGATGGCGAGGGATGGATCGGAGGTTGGGTGAGAGCCAGGCCATCATGCTTGGCAGCACTGGGGTCGTACCTGGTCATTCCGGCTGCGTCCAGTGTGCAACTTCCCTGCTGTCTCCCCGATAAGCTCCTGTGAAGGGATGGGGGACAGGCCCCGAGGTTGTGTGAACAGTCACTGATTCCCACCTGAGCCTGCCAGGCCCAGAACGGGCTTTCTCCCCAGCATTTGGGCCCCCAAGGACCCCTTTCACCCAGGGTCATGCCTGAGTCCCCTGAGTCCCCACTGCCCAGCCAGGCTCTGTTCTACTTCTTCTTGGTGGGTGAGCagacctcccccccaccccgcattGTCCCACTCTTTCTAGCAGGGGCCCCTTCCAATGCAGTCtcgggtccctcccagctccatccCAAGTTGGAACAGGAGGACGGCCTCTTGTGCCCAGGGAGGCCTTGGACATGAGGGAATGAAAGGGAGTCAGGCTTCCCCCAGAGGCTACTGGCCTCCCCATCTGCCTTGGTATATACTGATTTATACACCTGTAGTCTCCCCTAATAGAACATAAGTTCCCTGAGGCCAGGGAAtgcttcctttctgtctctgtagcCTCAGCCCCTGGCATGGGGCTTGGtttagcaagtgcttaataaatgcttgattggtaaagggaaggagggagcaaaGGAAGGGGGGAGTGGGTTTGGCCCGTACCTTCAGCCTGCGTTCATTGGCCGTGTGGATGTCCTCATCATTGGGGTTCTGTACAAAGGTGCCTTTGGCCCATTCCTCAGCTACCTGCATCCACAacagccagccctggagtcaaggggGTGCCCCAGACGGCTGATACCTCAGTGGGACGGGAAAGCCTGGAGGTGATGCCCAGATCCCACCCTCAGCCTTTCCCGGGGAGAGCTCCCTCTGTCCTCCCATTACCATCTGTTTACTGGACATACTCCCTGTAAGCGAGAGAGGGGGGTGTCTTGGCATCTTCACAAACAGCacgcagtaggcatttaataaatgctccttggaTTGGATCGAATTGGATCCTCCCTCAGATCCCcccagagacactggctgtaccTGAAGGGGAGCTCCCACTGGGCAACTCCCATCCTTGGGGTAACCCCTCAAAATCCAGAGCATCTTTAGCACAGGCTTACGCCACGGGTGTTAATGGTATTAACCATGTGAAGATAACTGACATTTCTGTAACACGTTCAGCATTTTTTCCGCCACATCACATCACACTGTCTCATAAgcatatcacatatatatatatatatatatatatatatatatatatatatatatatagtcatttcTGGTCtggatggacctgtgatttcaccagct is from Trichosurus vulpecula isolate mTriVul1 chromosome 7, mTriVul1.pri, whole genome shotgun sequence and encodes:
- the ASL gene encoding argininosuccinate lyase, whose protein sequence is MASESGKLWGGRFVGSIDPIMEKFNSSLAYDQRMWEADIQGSRAYSKGLEKAGLLTKEELDKILRGLDEVAEEWAKGTFVQNPNDEDIHTANERRLKELIGETAGKLHTGRSRNDQVVTDLRLWMRRSCSTLSSHLRTLLTTMVERAEAEKDVLFPGYTHLQRAQPIRWSHWILSHTVALSRDLERLLEVRKRIDVLPLGSGAIAGNPLGVDRELLRKELNFSAITLNSMDATSERDFVAEFLFWGSLCMTHLSKMAEDLIIYGTKEFSFVQLSDAYSTGSSLMPQKKNPDSLELIRSKAGRVFGRCAGLLMTLKGLPSTYNKDLQEDKEAVFEVFDTMNSVLQVATGIISTMKINKVCMEEALSPDMLATDLAYYLVRKGMPFRQAHEASGKAVFMAETKKLALSQLSLTELQTISPLFSGDVSQVWNYANSVEQYNALGGTAKSSVDWQIQQLRDLLRTLPQ